A genome region from Sphingobium sp. CR2-8 includes the following:
- a CDS encoding glycosyltransferase family 39 protein, translated as MYRSFVLASPRSRRVPIAILVAMALILWFGLTAIATPFDHDESQYVAGAYFSSRLLIFRDFLYLQPPLHSWTYAPIAWLFPDHMVLAMRLATAATALGTLAALWVAQRIAGVSRDSAAIATLLAASTAAFQFTGAVVRNDMLPTLLSSLALLVSLIALRHCQPRYWFAAGSLFGLAIATKLNFAPLGLMTGLFVISAGGRCGVKAACWLAAGAMAGMTPMLLAWMLAPDAFFYGVLTFGATAPHAWYAANGAFDELATLEKLTDLLKYLWKGPALVALMLLFANWIATRGRVRSPGRRLAIWMTAGALIGAALPTPSQVQYVMPLLPPLALALGYLLDDARRWPVVPRQTLLGLLCLAAIPGMLAATRHVATMLRTGSPVMAADAAAHWAGATVRAEGGGDDIATLSPI; from the coding sequence GTGTATCGTTCGTTCGTCCTGGCGTCGCCACGCAGCCGCCGAGTGCCGATCGCCATTCTGGTGGCGATGGCGTTGATCCTCTGGTTCGGCCTCACCGCGATCGCGACTCCGTTCGACCATGACGAAAGCCAATATGTCGCGGGCGCCTATTTCAGCAGTCGGCTGCTCATCTTCCGCGATTTCCTCTATCTGCAACCGCCGCTGCATAGCTGGACATATGCGCCGATCGCCTGGCTGTTCCCCGATCACATGGTGCTGGCGATGCGGCTGGCGACGGCGGCCACCGCGCTCGGGACGCTCGCCGCCCTTTGGGTCGCCCAGCGTATCGCGGGTGTGTCGCGCGACAGTGCCGCCATCGCCACCTTGCTCGCGGCTTCCACCGCTGCCTTCCAGTTTACCGGAGCGGTCGTGCGCAACGACATGCTGCCGACCCTGTTATCGTCCCTGGCGTTGTTGGTCAGCCTGATCGCCCTGCGCCATTGCCAGCCGCGCTATTGGTTCGCGGCCGGATCATTGTTCGGCCTTGCGATCGCGACCAAGCTCAACTTCGCGCCGCTGGGGTTGATGACTGGCCTGTTCGTCATCAGCGCGGGCGGAAGGTGCGGGGTGAAGGCGGCCTGCTGGCTGGCGGCGGGTGCGATGGCGGGCATGACGCCGATGCTGCTGGCATGGATGCTGGCGCCCGACGCCTTCTTCTACGGCGTGCTGACCTTCGGCGCGACGGCGCCTCATGCCTGGTATGCCGCCAATGGCGCGTTCGACGAACTGGCGACGCTGGAAAAACTGACCGACCTGCTCAAATATCTCTGGAAGGGGCCTGCGCTCGTCGCGCTGATGCTGCTATTCGCCAATTGGATAGCAACGCGCGGGCGTGTCCGTTCCCCCGGTCGCCGCTTGGCCATATGGATGACCGCTGGCGCGTTGATCGGCGCGGCGCTGCCGACGCCTTCCCAGGTTCAGTATGTCATGCCTTTGCTGCCGCCCCTAGCGCTGGCACTCGGCTATCTGCTTGATGACGCGCGCCGCTGGCCCGTCGTGCCGCGGCAAACCCTGCTCGGCTTGCTGTGCCTGGCCGCCATACCGGGCATGCTGGCGGCGACGCGCCATGTCGCGACGATGCTGCGCACCGGATCGCCGGTGATGGCGGCTGACGCGGCGGCCCATTGGGCTGGCGCGACCGTCCGTGCGGAGGGCGGTGGAGACGACATCGCTACCCTCTCCCCCATATGA
- a CDS encoding inositol monophosphatase family protein, with amino-acid sequence MLELHDPVVALMRAVGRDIVMPRYQNLTGDQISEKAANDFVTIADKESEIRLAEGLAAILPEAGIIGEEACAADPAILDRAGEGLNWIIDPIDGTGNFAAGKAPFGIIIALVDGGTTLAGWILDPLTGRLCHAMLGGGSHIDGERVQARESGGTLPIAALAVYFMDPQERAAMQRRSQDSFTLVDIPRCAAEQYPRLVLGQNDVSVFARTLPWDHAAGTLFVNEAGGCCQRIDGTPYVVDDLRRGLMGASSPRLWDKAAATLFG; translated from the coding sequence ATGCTCGAACTCCATGATCCCGTCGTCGCCCTGATGCGCGCAGTGGGGCGCGACATCGTCATGCCGCGCTACCAGAACCTGACCGGCGACCAGATCAGCGAAAAGGCGGCGAACGACTTCGTCACCATCGCCGACAAGGAAAGCGAGATCCGCCTCGCCGAAGGTCTGGCGGCGATCCTGCCCGAAGCCGGGATCATCGGCGAGGAAGCCTGCGCCGCCGATCCCGCCATCCTCGATCGCGCGGGCGAAGGGTTGAACTGGATCATCGATCCCATCGACGGCACCGGCAATTTCGCGGCGGGCAAGGCGCCCTTCGGCATCATCATCGCGCTGGTCGATGGCGGCACGACGCTAGCCGGATGGATACTCGACCCGCTGACCGGAAGGCTGTGTCATGCGATGCTCGGCGGGGGCAGCCATATCGATGGCGAGCGGGTGCAGGCCCGCGAAAGCGGCGGCACCCTGCCGATCGCCGCGCTGGCGGTCTATTTCATGGACCCGCAGGAGCGCGCCGCCATGCAGCGCCGCTCACAGGACAGCTTCACGCTGGTGGACATTCCCCGCTGCGCCGCCGAACAATATCCCCGGCTGGTGCTGGGGCAGAATGACGTATCGGTCTTTGCGCGGACGCTGCCATGGGATCATGCCGCTGGCACCCTGTTCGTCAACGAAGCGGGCGGATGTTGCCAGCGCATCGACGGCACCCCCTATGTCGTGGACGACCTGCGACGCGGGCTGATGGGCGCGTCTTCCCCACGGCTATGGGACAAGGCGGCGGCGACGCTGTTCGGATGA
- the secA gene encoding preprotein translocase subunit SecA, translating to MFGALAKSIFGSSNERYVKSLGRIVDQIASFEGAVQAMSDEELVGQTARFRERLAHGETLDDLLPEAFATVREAAVRVLGMRHFDVQMVGGIVLHRGEIAEMRTGEGKTLVATLATYLNALEGKGVHVVTVNDYLASRDCEWMGQVYRFLGLTTGVIVPNISEDQRREAYAADITYATNNELGFDYLRDNMKYDRASMVQRPFNYAIVDEVDSILIDEARTPLIISGPTDDKSELYVAVDAIVKQIVDVDYEKDEKQRTVTLTEDGTEKIERLLEDAGLLQGANLYDFENTAVVHHVNQALRAVVMFRRDIDYIVKDGKVVIIDEFTGRMMDGRRWSDGLHQAVEAKEGVQIEPENQTLASITFQNYFRMYPKLGGMTGTAATEAAEFFEIYKMNVVTIPTNKPVQRIDEEDSFYKNLDDKFRGIAKTIKVHAEQGQPVLVGTVSIEKSEMLSEFLTQEGVPHAVLNARFHDSEAHIVAQAGRKGAVTIATNMAGRGTDIKLGGNLEMRVEDELRDMPEGPERDAAIARIEAEIEVEKQEVLAAGGLFVLATERHESRRIDNQLRGRSGRQGDPGLSRFYLSLDDDLMRIFGPDTMFAKMIRSNLEDGEALPPSKWLSKAIETAQRKVEARNYDIRKQVVEYDDVMNDQRKVIYEQRSDIMDADTVDDVVADMRRETVNDLVGASCPPGSYPEQWDMERLKVRAAEILGLEPDFDAWLAEDAVDPELIEERLSALADESVAEKVREIDASDWHMIEKSILLQSLDHHWKEHLCTLDALRQVVHLRAYAQKTPINEYKQEAFALFERMLENIREDVTGSIARVQFRMEQPALEDYDLPVLPDFITTHIDPFSGEDNSADIDAGTFGGITTTIPRAPVGASQPGEFANLDISRNAPCPCGSGEKYKHCHGALA from the coding sequence ATGTTCGGCGCACTCGCCAAGTCCATCTTCGGATCGTCCAACGAACGTTATGTAAAGTCGCTGGGCAGGATCGTAGACCAGATCGCCTCGTTCGAAGGCGCGGTCCAGGCGATGAGCGACGAGGAACTGGTCGGCCAGACCGCCAGGTTCCGCGAACGGCTGGCCCATGGCGAAACGCTGGACGATCTGTTGCCCGAGGCCTTCGCCACGGTGCGCGAGGCGGCGGTGCGCGTGCTGGGCATGCGGCATTTCGACGTCCAGATGGTGGGCGGCATCGTCCTGCATCGCGGCGAAATCGCCGAAATGCGCACGGGTGAGGGCAAGACGCTGGTCGCGACGCTCGCCACCTATCTGAACGCGCTGGAAGGGAAGGGCGTCCACGTCGTCACCGTGAACGACTATCTCGCCAGCCGCGACTGCGAATGGATGGGACAGGTCTATCGCTTCCTGGGGCTGACCACCGGCGTCATCGTGCCGAACATCAGCGAGGATCAGCGCCGCGAAGCCTATGCCGCCGACATCACTTATGCGACGAACAACGAGCTTGGCTTCGATTATCTGCGCGACAATATGAAATATGACCGCGCGTCGATGGTTCAACGGCCGTTCAACTATGCGATCGTGGACGAGGTGGACTCGATCCTGATCGACGAAGCGCGCACGCCGCTCATCATTTCCGGGCCGACCGACGACAAGTCGGAATTGTATGTCGCCGTCGATGCGATCGTGAAGCAGATCGTCGATGTCGATTATGAGAAGGACGAGAAGCAGCGCACCGTCACGCTGACGGAGGACGGGACGGAGAAGATCGAGCGCCTGCTGGAGGATGCCGGGCTGCTACAGGGCGCGAACCTCTATGATTTCGAGAATACTGCCGTCGTTCACCATGTGAACCAGGCGCTGCGCGCGGTCGTGATGTTCCGCCGCGACATCGATTATATCGTGAAGGACGGGAAGGTCGTCATCATCGACGAGTTCACCGGCCGCATGATGGACGGCCGCCGCTGGTCGGACGGCCTGCATCAGGCGGTGGAGGCCAAGGAAGGCGTCCAGATCGAGCCGGAGAACCAGACGCTCGCATCCATCACCTTCCAGAATTATTTCCGCATGTATCCCAAACTGGGCGGCATGACGGGGACGGCGGCGACCGAAGCGGCCGAATTCTTCGAAATCTACAAGATGAACGTCGTCACCATCCCGACCAACAAGCCGGTGCAGCGGATCGACGAGGAAGACAGTTTCTACAAGAATCTGGACGACAAGTTCCGCGGCATCGCCAAGACGATCAAGGTCCATGCGGAGCAGGGACAGCCCGTGCTGGTCGGCACCGTGTCGATCGAAAAGTCCGAGATGCTGTCGGAATTCCTGACGCAGGAAGGCGTGCCCCACGCCGTCCTCAATGCCCGCTTCCATGACAGCGAAGCGCATATCGTCGCGCAGGCGGGCCGCAAGGGCGCGGTGACGATCGCCACCAACATGGCGGGCCGCGGCACCGACATCAAGCTGGGCGGCAATCTGGAAATGCGGGTCGAGGACGAACTGCGCGATATGCCCGAAGGGCCGGAACGCGACGCCGCCATCGCCCGGATCGAAGCCGAGATCGAGGTCGAGAAGCAGGAAGTGTTGGCAGCGGGCGGCCTGTTCGTGCTGGCGACGGAACGGCATGAAAGCCGCCGCATCGACAACCAGCTGCGCGGCCGTTCGGGCCGTCAGGGCGACCCGGGCCTGTCGCGCTTCTACCTCAGCCTTGACGACGATCTGATGCGCATCTTTGGCCCGGACACGATGTTCGCCAAGATGATCCGGTCGAACCTGGAAGACGGCGAAGCGCTGCCCCCGTCCAAATGGCTGAGCAAAGCGATCGAAACGGCCCAGCGCAAGGTCGAAGCACGCAACTACGACATCCGCAAGCAGGTCGTCGAATATGATGACGTGATGAACGACCAGCGCAAGGTCATCTACGAGCAGCGCAGCGACATCATGGACGCCGATACGGTCGACGACGTGGTCGCCGACATGCGCCGCGAAACGGTGAACGACCTGGTCGGTGCGTCCTGCCCTCCGGGCAGCTATCCCGAACAGTGGGACATGGAAAGGCTCAAGGTCCGTGCCGCCGAGATATTGGGTCTGGAACCCGATTTCGATGCCTGGCTGGCCGAGGATGCCGTCGACCCCGAACTGATCGAGGAACGGCTGTCGGCGCTGGCCGACGAGTCGGTCGCAGAGAAGGTCAGGGAGATCGACGCGTCCGACTGGCACATGATCGAGAAGTCGATCCTGCTTCAGAGCCTGGATCATCATTGGAAGGAACATCTTTGCACGCTCGACGCGCTGCGCCAGGTGGTGCATCTGCGCGCCTATGCGCAAAAGACGCCGATCAACGAATATAAGCAGGAAGCCTTCGCCTTGTTCGAGCGGATGCTGGAGAATATCCGCGAGGATGTGACCGGCTCCATCGCCCGCGTCCAGTTCCGCATGGAGCAGCCCGCGCTGGAGGATTATGATCTGCCGGTCCTGCCCGACTTCATCACCACGCATATCGACCCCTTCTCGGGCGAAGATAATAGCGCGGATATCGATGCCGGGACGTTCGGCGGCATCACCACCACCATCCCGCGCGCCCCGGTCGGCGCGTCCCAGCCGGGCGAGTTCGCCAATCTCGACATCAGCCGCAACGCGCCTTGCCCCTGCGGTTCGGGTGAGAAATACAAGCATTGCCACGGCGCGCTGGCCTGA
- the argJ gene encoding bifunctional glutamate N-acetyltransferase/amino-acid acetyltransferase ArgJ — translation MPHFADHDRSLPLAPASFPHLPAIAGVTLRTARAGYKTWTRSDLTYVELDAGTAVAGVTTQSQCPSPEVEWCRDAIPLGSARALVVNAGNANAFTGHRGRAAVEAIAAKVANHLSCLPSDIFVSSTGVIGVPLPIDKAEAGLEAAFAAAPCGWEDAANTIGTTDTYPKGAHVSAMIGDQRVDLVGIIKGSGMIAPDMATMLGYIFTDAAIEPALFQQMLSAANKRTFSCITVDSDTSTSDTVLAFATGKAGNAPLSSMDDAGADAFHAALHDLCRQLAHLVVRDGEGATKFIDISVEGAESDASAHRIALSIANSPLVKTAIAGEDANWGRIVMAVGKAGEPADRDKLSIRFGATQVATGGLAVEGYDEAPVAAHLKGQDILIGVDLGLGEGRAQVWTCDLTHGYISINADYRS, via the coding sequence TTGCCGCATTTCGCCGACCATGACCGATCGCTCCCCCTCGCCCCCGCTTCCTTCCCCCACCTGCCCGCCATCGCCGGGGTGACGCTGCGCACCGCGCGCGCGGGATATAAAACGTGGACGCGTAGCGACCTGACCTATGTCGAACTGGATGCAGGGACAGCCGTGGCGGGTGTGACGACCCAGAGCCAATGTCCCTCCCCCGAAGTCGAATGGTGCCGCGACGCCATTCCGCTGGGTTCCGCGCGCGCGCTGGTGGTCAATGCGGGTAACGCCAACGCCTTCACCGGCCATCGCGGCCGGGCGGCGGTAGAGGCGATCGCGGCGAAGGTCGCCAATCACCTGTCCTGCCTGCCCTCCGATATCTTCGTCTCCTCGACCGGGGTGATCGGCGTGCCGCTGCCGATCGACAAGGCCGAAGCAGGTCTGGAAGCCGCCTTCGCCGCCGCGCCGTGCGGTTGGGAGGACGCGGCCAACACGATCGGCACCACCGACACCTATCCCAAGGGCGCGCATGTCTCCGCCATGATCGGCGACCAGCGGGTCGACCTGGTCGGCATCATCAAGGGATCGGGCATGATCGCGCCGGACATGGCGACGATGCTCGGCTATATCTTCACCGACGCCGCGATCGAACCCGCCCTGTTCCAGCAGATGCTCTCGGCCGCCAACAAGCGCACATTCTCCTGCATCACGGTTGATAGCGATACGTCGACCAGCGACACGGTGCTGGCCTTCGCCACCGGCAAGGCCGGCAATGCGCCGCTGTCCAGCATGGACGATGCCGGGGCCGACGCCTTCCACGCGGCGCTCCATGACCTGTGCCGCCAACTTGCGCATCTGGTCGTGCGTGATGGGGAAGGCGCGACCAAGTTCATCGACATCAGCGTGGAGGGCGCGGAAAGCGACGCCAGCGCGCATCGGATCGCCCTGTCCATCGCCAACTCGCCGCTGGTGAAGACCGCCATAGCAGGCGAGGACGCCAATTGGGGCCGTATCGTCATGGCCGTCGGCAAGGCGGGGGAGCCGGCCGATCGTGATAAACTGTCGATCCGCTTCGGCGCGACGCAGGTGGCAACCGGCGGCCTGGCGGTGGAGGGCTATGATGAAGCGCCGGTGGCTGCGCATCTGAAAGGCCAGGATATCCTGATCGGCGTCGATCTGGGCCTGGGCGAAGGGCGGGCGCAGGTGTGGACCTGCGACCTCACCCATGGCTATATCTCGATCAACGCGGATTATCGCAGCTGA
- a CDS encoding PilZ domain-containing protein: MDSVSYRARMEQRRETRFAAEVGAMLHWDGVSQPVMIRNISLYGALVTGLWLPDIGDRVTLIADGLEVWATVVWKRPDRCGLLLSHAIDPLAVIAEARTRSVEKLATWS; encoded by the coding sequence ATGGACAGTGTTTCCTATCGTGCGCGCATGGAACAGCGCCGTGAAACCCGCTTCGCCGCCGAAGTCGGGGCCATGCTGCATTGGGATGGCGTCAGCCAGCCGGTAATGATCCGCAATATATCCCTCTATGGCGCGCTGGTCACAGGCCTATGGCTGCCCGACATAGGCGACCGCGTAACCTTGATCGCGGACGGGCTGGAAGTATGGGCCACGGTGGTCTGGAAAAGGCCGGATCGATGCGGCCTCCTGCTGAGCCACGCCATCGATCCGCTGGCCGTGATCGCGGAAGCGCGTACCCGTTCGGTGGAAAAACTAGCTACCTGGTCATAG
- the trxA gene encoding thioredoxin, which yields MATKAVTDLSFKDDVINSDKPVLVDFWAEWCGPCKMIGPALEEISEELADRVTIAKINIDENPDAPGQYGVRGIPTMILFKNGEAAATKVGAAPKSALKGWIESVL from the coding sequence ATGGCCACCAAGGCAGTTACCGACCTCAGCTTCAAGGATGACGTCATCAACAGCGACAAGCCCGTCCTTGTCGATTTCTGGGCGGAATGGTGCGGTCCGTGCAAGATGATCGGCCCGGCCCTGGAGGAAATCTCCGAGGAACTGGCCGACCGGGTGACGATCGCGAAGATCAACATCGACGAAAATCCCGATGCGCCGGGCCAATATGGCGTGCGCGGCATCCCGACGATGATCCTGTTCAAAAATGGCGAAGCGGCCGCGACCAAGGTCGGCGCCGCGCCCAAGAGCGCGCTCAAGGGCTGGATTGAAAGCGTCCTGTAA